A stretch of Sulfoacidibacillus ferrooxidans DNA encodes these proteins:
- a CDS encoding DUF1329 domain-containing protein → MPLVSSTLEAIYDFKGGRYFVDGLDNNEPMYDFGVQVGPRDFTPQALRREGN, encoded by the coding sequence GTGCCGCTGGTCTCCAGCACCCTGGAAGCGATCTACGACTTCAAGGGCGGCCGCTACTTCGTCGATGGGCTGGACAACAACGAGCCGATGTACGACTTCGGCGTGCAGGTCGGGCCGCGCGACTTCACCCCGCAGGCGCTGCGCCGGGAGGGTAACTGA